A stretch of the Macaca mulatta isolate MMU2019108-1 chromosome 16, T2T-MMU8v2.0, whole genome shotgun sequence genome encodes the following:
- the MINK1 gene encoding misshapen-like kinase 1 isoform X8, with amino-acid sequence MGDPAPARSLDDIDLSALRDPAGIFELVEVVGNGTYGQVYKGRHVKTGQLAAIKVMDVTEDEEEEIKQEINMLKKYSHHRNIATYYGAFIKKSPPGNDDQLWLVMEFCGAGSVTDLVKNTKGNALKEDCIAYICREILRGLAHLHAHKVIHRDIKGQNVLLTENAEVKLVDFGVSAQLDRTVGRRNTFIGTPYWMAPEVIACDENPDATYDYRSDIWSLGITAIEMAEGAPPLCDMHPMRALFLIPRNPPPRLKSKKWSKKFIDFIDTCLIKTYLSRPPTEQLLKFPFIRDQPTERQVRIQLKDHIDRSRKKRGEKEETEYEYSGSEEEDDSHGEEGEPSSIMNVPGESTLRREFLRLQQENKSNSEALKQQQQLQQQQQRDPEAHIKHLLHQRQRRIEEQKEERRRVEEQQRREREQRKLQEKEQQRRLEDMQVLRREEERRQAEREQEYIRHRLEEEQRQLEILQQQLLQEQALLLEYKRKQLEEQRQSERLQRQLQQEHAYLKSLQQQQQQQQLQKQQQQQLLPGDRKPLYHYGRGMNPADKPAWAREVEERTRMNKQQNSPLAKSKPSSTGPEPSIPQASPGPAGPLSQTPPMQRPVEPQEGPHKSLQDQPTRNLAAFPASHDPDPAIPAPTATPSARGAVIRQNSDPTSEGPGPSPNPPAWVRPDNEAPPKVPQRTSSIATALNTSGAGGSRPAQAVRARPRSNSAWQIYLQRRAERGTPKPPGPPAQPPGPPNASSNPDLRRSDPGWERSDSVLPASHGHLPQAGSLERNRVGASSKLDSSPVLSPGNKAKPDDHRSRPGRPASYKRAIGEDFVLLKERTLDEAPRPPKKAMDYSSSSEEVESSEDDEEEGEGGPSEGSRDTPGGRSDGDTDSVSTMVVHDVEEITGTQPPYGGGTMVVQRTPEEERNLLHADSNGYTNLPDVVQPSHSPTENSKGQSPPSKDGSSDYQSRGLVKAPGKSSFTMFVDLGIYQPGGSGDTIPITALVGGEGTRLDQLQYDVRKGSVVNVNPTNTRAHSETPEIRKYKKRFNSEILCAALWGVNLLVGTENGLMLLDRSGQGKVYGLIGRRRFQQMDVLEGLNLLITISGKRNKLRVYYLSWLRNKILHNDPEVEKKQGWTTVGDMEGCGHYRVVKYERIKFLVIALKSSVEVYAWAPKPYHKFMAFKSFADLPHRPLLVDLTVEEGQRLKVIYGSSAGFHAVDVDSGNSYDIYIPVHIQSQITPHAIIFLPNTDGMEMLLCYEDEGVYVNTYGRIIKDVVLQWGEMPTSVAYICSNQIMGWGEKAIEIRSVETGHLDGVFMHKRAQRLKFLCERNDKVFFASVRSGGSSQVYFMTLNRNCIMNW; translated from the exons GACCCTGCTGGGATCTTTGAGCTTGTGGAGGTGGTCGGCAATGGAACCTACGGACAGGTGTACAAG GGTCGGCATGTCAAGACTGGGCAGCTGGCTGCCATCAAGGTCATGGATGTCACCGAG GATGAGGAAGAAGAGATCAAACAGGAGATCAACATGCTGAAAAAATACTCTCATCACCGCAACATTGCCACCTACTATGGAGCCTTCATCAAGAAGAGCCCCCCGGGAAACGATGACCAGCTCTGG CTGGTGATGGAGTTCTGTGGTGCTGGTTCAGTGACTGACCTGGTGAAGAACACGAAAGGAAACGCCCTGAAGGAGGACTGTATCGCCTACATCTGCAGGGAGATCCTCAGG GGTCTGGCCCATCTCCATGCCCACAAGGTCATCCATCGAGACATCAAGGGGCAGAATGTGCTGCTGACAGAGAATGCTGAGGTCAAGCTAG TGGATTTTGGGGTGAGTGCTCAGCTGGACCGCACCGTGGGCAGACGGAACACTTTCATTGGGACTCCCTACTGGATGGCTCCAGAGGTCATCGCCTGTGATGAGAACCCCGATGCCACCTACGATTACAGG AGTGACATTTGGTCTCTAGGAATCACAGCCATCGAGATGGCAGAGGGAGCCCCCC CTCTGTGTGACATGCACCCCATGCGGGCCCTCTTCCTCATTCCTCGGAACCCTCCGCCCAGACTCAAGTCCAAGAAGTG GTCTAAGAAGTTCATTGACTTCATTGACACATGTCTCATCAAGACTTACCTGAGCCGCCCACCCACGGAGCAGCTGCTGAAGTTTCCCTTCATCCGGGACCAGCCCACGGAGCGGCAGGTCCGCATCCAGCTTAAGGACCACATTGACCGATCCCGGAAGAAGCGGGGTGAGAAAG AGGAGACAGAATATGAGTACAGCGGCAGCGAGGAGGAAGACGACAGCCATGGAGAGGAAGGAGAGCCAAG CTCCATCATGAACGTGCCTGGAGAGTCGACTCTACGCCGGGAATTTCTCCGCCTCCAGCAGGAAAATAAGAGCAACTCAGAGGCTttaaaacagcagcagcagctgcagcagcagcagcagcgagACCCCGAGGCACACATCAAACACCTGCTGCACCAGCGGCAGAGGCGCATAGAGGAGCAGAAGGAGGAGCGGCGCCGCGTGGAGGAG CAACAGCGGCGGGAGCGGGAGCAGCGGAAGCTGCAGGAGAAGGAGCAGCAGCGGCGGCTGGAGGACATGCAGGTTCTGCGGCGGGAGGAGGAGCGGCGGCAGGCGGAGCGCGAGCAG GAATATATTCGTCACAGGCTAGAGGAGGAGCAGCGACAGCTCGAGATCCTTCAGCAACAGCTGCTCCAGGAACAGGCCCTGCTGCTG GAATACAAGCGGAAGCAGCTGGAGGAGCAGCGGCAGTCAGAGCGTCTCCAGAGGcagctgcagcaggagcatgCCTACCTCAAGTCcctgcagcagcagcaacagcagcagcagcttcagaaacagcagcagcagcagctcctgcCCGGGGACAGGAAGCCCCTGTACCATTATGGTCGGGGCATGAATCCCGCTGACAAACCAGCCTGGGCCCGAGAG GTAGAAGAGAGAACAAGGATGAACAAGCAGCAGAACTCTCCCTTGGCCAAGAGCAAGCCAAGCAGCACGGGGCCTGAGCCCTCCATCCCCCAGGCCTCCCCCGGGCCTGCAGGACCCCTTTCCCAGACTCCTCCTATGCAGAGGCCGGTGGAGCCCCAGGAGGGACCGCACAAG TCCCTGCAGGACCAGCCCACCCGAAACCTGGCTGCCTTCCCAGCCTCCCATGACCCCGACCCTGCCATCCCTGCACCCACTGCCACGCCCAGTGCCCGAGGAGCTGTCATCCGCCAGAATTCAGACCCCACCTCTGAAGGACCTGGCCCCAGCCCGAACCCCCCAGCCTGGGTCCGCCCAGATAACGAGGCCCCACCCAAG GTGCCTCAGAGGACCTCATCTATCGCCACTGCCCTTAACACCAGTGGGGCCGGAGGATCCCGGCCAGCCCAGGCAGTCCGTGCCAG ACCTCGCAGCAACTCCGCCTGGCAAATCTATCTGCAAAGGCGGGCAGAGCGGGGCACCCCAAAGCCTCCAGGGCCCCCTGCTCAGCCCCCTGGCCCGCCCAACGCCTCTAG TAACCCCGACCTCAGGAGGAGCGACCCTGGCTGGGAACGCTCGGACAGTGTCCTCCCGGCCTCGCACGGGCACCTCCCCCAGGCCGGCTCACTGGAGCGGAACCGCGTGGGAG CCTCCTCCAAACTGGACAGCTCCCcagtgctctctcctgggaataAAGCCAAGCCCGATGACCACCGCTCGCGGCCAGGCCGGCCCGCA AGCTATAAGCGAGCAATTGGTGAG GACTTCGTGTTGCTGAAAGAGCGGACCCTGGACGAggcccctcggcctcccaagaaggCCATGGACTACTCATCGTCCAGCGAGGAGGTGGAGAGCAGTGAGGATGACGAGGAGGAAGGCGAAGGCGGGCCATCAGAGGGGAGCAGAGACACCCCTGGGGGCCG CAGCGATGGGGATACAGACAGCGTCAGCACCATGGTGGTCCACGACGTCGAGGAGATCACCGGGACCCAGCCCCCATACGGGGGCGGCACCATGGTGGTCCAGCGT ACCCCTGAAGAGGAGCGGAACCTGCTGCATGCTGACAGCAACGGGTATACAAACCTGCCTGACGTGGTGCAGCCCAGCCACTCACCCACCGAGAACAGCAAAGGCCAAAGCCCGCCCTCGAAGGATGGGAGCAGTGAC TACCAGTCTCGTGGGCTGGTAAAGGCCCCTGGCAAGAGCTCGTTCACGATGTTTGTGGATCTAGGGATCTACCAGCCTGGAGGCAGTGGGGACACCATCCCCATCACAG CCCTAGTGGGTGGAGAGGGCACTCGGCTCGACCAGCTGCAGTACGACGTGAGGAAGGGCTCTGTGGTCAACGTGAATCCCACCAACACCCGGGCCCACAGTGAGACCCCTGAGATCCGGAAGTACAAGAAGCGATTCAACTCTGAGATCCTGTGTGCAGCCCTTTGGG GGGTCAACCTGCTGGTGGGCACGGAGAACGGGCTGATGTTGCTGGACCGAAGTGGGCAGGGCAAGGTGTACGGACTCATTGGGCGGCGACGCTTCCAGCAGATGGACGTGCTGGAGGGGCTCAACCTGCTCATCACCATCTCAG GGAAAAGGAACAAACTGCGGGTGTATTACCTGTCTTGGCTCCGGAACAAGATTCTGCACAATGACCCAGAGGTGGAGAAGAAGCAGGGCTGGACCACCGTCGGGGACATGGAGGGCTGCGGGCACTACCGTGTCG TGAAATACGAGCGGATTAAGTTCCTGGTCATCGCCCTCAAGAGCTCCGTGGAGGTGTACGCCTGGGCCCCGAAACCCTACCACAAATTCATGGCCTTCAAG TCCTTTGCCGACCTCCCTCACCGCCCTCTGCTGGTCGACCTGACAGTAGAGGAGGGGCAGCGGCTCAAGGTCATCTATGGCTCCAGTGCTGGCTTCCATGCTGTGGATGTCGACTCGGGGAACAGCTATGACATCTACATCCCTGTGCAC ATCCAGAGCCAGATCACGCCCCATGCCATCATTTTCCTCCCCAACACCGACGGCATGGAGATGCTGCTGTGCTACGAGGACGAGGGTGTCTACGTCAACACATACGGGCGGATCATTAAGGATGTGGTGCTGCAGTGGGGAGAGATGCCCACCTCTGTGG CCTACATCTGCTCCAACCAGATAATGGGCTGGGGTGAGAAAGCCATTGAGATCCGCTCTGTGGAGACGGGCCACCTGGACGGGGTCTTCATGCACAAACGAGCCCAGAGGCTCAAGTTCCTGTGTGAGCGGAATGACAAG GTGTTTTTTGCCTCAGTCCGCTCTGGGGGCAGCAGCCAAGTTTACTTCATGACTCTGAACCGTAACTGCATCATGAACTGGTGA
- the MINK1 gene encoding misshapen-like kinase 1 isoform X30: MGDPAPARSLDDIDLSALRDPAGIFELVEVVGNGTYGQVYKGRHVKTGQLAAIKVMDVTEDEEEEIKQEINMLKKYSHHRNIATYYGAFIKKSPPGNDDQLWLVMEFCGAGSVTDLVKNTKGNALKEDCIAYICREILRGLAHLHAHKVIHRDIKGQNVLLTENAEVKLVDFGVSAQLDRTVGRRNTFIGTPYWMAPEVIACDENPDATYDYRSDIWSLGITAIEMAEGAPPLCDMHPMRALFLIPRNPPPRLKSKKWSKKFIDFIDTCLIKTYLSRPPTEQLLKFPFIRDQPTERQVRIQLKDHIDRSRKKREETEYEYSGSEEEDDSHGEEGEPSSIMNVPGESTLRREFLRLQQENKSNSEALKQQQQLQQQQQRDPEAHIKHLLHQRQRRIEEQKEERRRVEEQQRREREQRKLQEKEQQRRLEDMQVLRREEERRQAEREQEYIRHRLEEEQRQLEILQQQLLQEQALLLEYKRKQLEEQRQSERLQRQLQQEHAYLKSLQQQQQQQQLQKQQQQQLLPGDRKPLYHYGRGMNPADKPAWAREVEERTRMNKQQNSPLAKSKPSSTGPEPSIPQASPGPAGPLSQTPPMQRPVEPQEGPHKSLQDQPTRNLAAFPASHDPDPAIPAPTATPSARGAVIRQNSDPTSEGPGPSPNPPAWVRPDNEAPPKVPQRTSSIATALNTSGAGGSRPAQAVRASNPDLRRSDPGWERSDSVLPASHGHLPQAGSLERNRVGASSKLDSSPVLSPGNKAKPDDHRSRPGRPASYKRAIGEDFVLLKERTLDEAPRPPKKAMDYSSSSEEVESSEDDEEEGEGGPSEGSRDTPGGRSDGDTDSVSTMVVHDVEEITGTQPPYGGGTMVVQRTPEEERNLLHADSNGYTNLPDVVQPSHSPTENSKGQSPPSKDGSSDYQSRGLVKAPGKSSFTMFVDLGIYQPGGSGDTIPITALVGGEGTRLDQLQYDVRKGSVVNVNPTNTRAHSETPEIRKYKKRFNSEILCAALWGVNLLVGTENGLMLLDRSGQGKVYGLIGRRRFQQMDVLEGLNLLITISGKRNKLRVYYLSWLRNKILHNDPEVEKKQGWTTVGDMEGCGHYRVVKYERIKFLVIALKSSVEVYAWAPKPYHKFMAFKSFADLPHRPLLVDLTVEEGQRLKVIYGSSAGFHAVDVDSGNSYDIYIPVHIQSQITPHAIIFLPNTDGMEMLLCYEDEGVYVNTYGRIIKDVVLQWGEMPTSVAYICSNQIMGWGEKAIEIRSVETGHLDGVFMHKRAQRLKFLCERNDKVFFASVRSGGSSQVYFMTLNRNCIMNW; this comes from the exons GACCCTGCTGGGATCTTTGAGCTTGTGGAGGTGGTCGGCAATGGAACCTACGGACAGGTGTACAAG GGTCGGCATGTCAAGACTGGGCAGCTGGCTGCCATCAAGGTCATGGATGTCACCGAG GATGAGGAAGAAGAGATCAAACAGGAGATCAACATGCTGAAAAAATACTCTCATCACCGCAACATTGCCACCTACTATGGAGCCTTCATCAAGAAGAGCCCCCCGGGAAACGATGACCAGCTCTGG CTGGTGATGGAGTTCTGTGGTGCTGGTTCAGTGACTGACCTGGTGAAGAACACGAAAGGAAACGCCCTGAAGGAGGACTGTATCGCCTACATCTGCAGGGAGATCCTCAGG GGTCTGGCCCATCTCCATGCCCACAAGGTCATCCATCGAGACATCAAGGGGCAGAATGTGCTGCTGACAGAGAATGCTGAGGTCAAGCTAG TGGATTTTGGGGTGAGTGCTCAGCTGGACCGCACCGTGGGCAGACGGAACACTTTCATTGGGACTCCCTACTGGATGGCTCCAGAGGTCATCGCCTGTGATGAGAACCCCGATGCCACCTACGATTACAGG AGTGACATTTGGTCTCTAGGAATCACAGCCATCGAGATGGCAGAGGGAGCCCCCC CTCTGTGTGACATGCACCCCATGCGGGCCCTCTTCCTCATTCCTCGGAACCCTCCGCCCAGACTCAAGTCCAAGAAGTG GTCTAAGAAGTTCATTGACTTCATTGACACATGTCTCATCAAGACTTACCTGAGCCGCCCACCCACGGAGCAGCTGCTGAAGTTTCCCTTCATCCGGGACCAGCCCACGGAGCGGCAGGTCCGCATCCAGCTTAAGGACCACATTGACCGATCCCGGAAGAAGCGGG AGGAGACAGAATATGAGTACAGCGGCAGCGAGGAGGAAGACGACAGCCATGGAGAGGAAGGAGAGCCAAG CTCCATCATGAACGTGCCTGGAGAGTCGACTCTACGCCGGGAATTTCTCCGCCTCCAGCAGGAAAATAAGAGCAACTCAGAGGCTttaaaacagcagcagcagctgcagcagcagcagcagcgagACCCCGAGGCACACATCAAACACCTGCTGCACCAGCGGCAGAGGCGCATAGAGGAGCAGAAGGAGGAGCGGCGCCGCGTGGAGGAG CAACAGCGGCGGGAGCGGGAGCAGCGGAAGCTGCAGGAGAAGGAGCAGCAGCGGCGGCTGGAGGACATGCAGGTTCTGCGGCGGGAGGAGGAGCGGCGGCAGGCGGAGCGCGAGCAG GAATATATTCGTCACAGGCTAGAGGAGGAGCAGCGACAGCTCGAGATCCTTCAGCAACAGCTGCTCCAGGAACAGGCCCTGCTGCTG GAATACAAGCGGAAGCAGCTGGAGGAGCAGCGGCAGTCAGAGCGTCTCCAGAGGcagctgcagcaggagcatgCCTACCTCAAGTCcctgcagcagcagcaacagcagcagcagcttcagaaacagcagcagcagcagctcctgcCCGGGGACAGGAAGCCCCTGTACCATTATGGTCGGGGCATGAATCCCGCTGACAAACCAGCCTGGGCCCGAGAG GTAGAAGAGAGAACAAGGATGAACAAGCAGCAGAACTCTCCCTTGGCCAAGAGCAAGCCAAGCAGCACGGGGCCTGAGCCCTCCATCCCCCAGGCCTCCCCCGGGCCTGCAGGACCCCTTTCCCAGACTCCTCCTATGCAGAGGCCGGTGGAGCCCCAGGAGGGACCGCACAAG TCCCTGCAGGACCAGCCCACCCGAAACCTGGCTGCCTTCCCAGCCTCCCATGACCCCGACCCTGCCATCCCTGCACCCACTGCCACGCCCAGTGCCCGAGGAGCTGTCATCCGCCAGAATTCAGACCCCACCTCTGAAGGACCTGGCCCCAGCCCGAACCCCCCAGCCTGGGTCCGCCCAGATAACGAGGCCCCACCCAAG GTGCCTCAGAGGACCTCATCTATCGCCACTGCCCTTAACACCAGTGGGGCCGGAGGATCCCGGCCAGCCCAGGCAGTCCGTGCCAG TAACCCCGACCTCAGGAGGAGCGACCCTGGCTGGGAACGCTCGGACAGTGTCCTCCCGGCCTCGCACGGGCACCTCCCCCAGGCCGGCTCACTGGAGCGGAACCGCGTGGGAG CCTCCTCCAAACTGGACAGCTCCCcagtgctctctcctgggaataAAGCCAAGCCCGATGACCACCGCTCGCGGCCAGGCCGGCCCGCA AGCTATAAGCGAGCAATTGGTGAG GACTTCGTGTTGCTGAAAGAGCGGACCCTGGACGAggcccctcggcctcccaagaaggCCATGGACTACTCATCGTCCAGCGAGGAGGTGGAGAGCAGTGAGGATGACGAGGAGGAAGGCGAAGGCGGGCCATCAGAGGGGAGCAGAGACACCCCTGGGGGCCG CAGCGATGGGGATACAGACAGCGTCAGCACCATGGTGGTCCACGACGTCGAGGAGATCACCGGGACCCAGCCCCCATACGGGGGCGGCACCATGGTGGTCCAGCGT ACCCCTGAAGAGGAGCGGAACCTGCTGCATGCTGACAGCAACGGGTATACAAACCTGCCTGACGTGGTGCAGCCCAGCCACTCACCCACCGAGAACAGCAAAGGCCAAAGCCCGCCCTCGAAGGATGGGAGCAGTGAC TACCAGTCTCGTGGGCTGGTAAAGGCCCCTGGCAAGAGCTCGTTCACGATGTTTGTGGATCTAGGGATCTACCAGCCTGGAGGCAGTGGGGACACCATCCCCATCACAG CCCTAGTGGGTGGAGAGGGCACTCGGCTCGACCAGCTGCAGTACGACGTGAGGAAGGGCTCTGTGGTCAACGTGAATCCCACCAACACCCGGGCCCACAGTGAGACCCCTGAGATCCGGAAGTACAAGAAGCGATTCAACTCTGAGATCCTGTGTGCAGCCCTTTGGG GGGTCAACCTGCTGGTGGGCACGGAGAACGGGCTGATGTTGCTGGACCGAAGTGGGCAGGGCAAGGTGTACGGACTCATTGGGCGGCGACGCTTCCAGCAGATGGACGTGCTGGAGGGGCTCAACCTGCTCATCACCATCTCAG GGAAAAGGAACAAACTGCGGGTGTATTACCTGTCTTGGCTCCGGAACAAGATTCTGCACAATGACCCAGAGGTGGAGAAGAAGCAGGGCTGGACCACCGTCGGGGACATGGAGGGCTGCGGGCACTACCGTGTCG TGAAATACGAGCGGATTAAGTTCCTGGTCATCGCCCTCAAGAGCTCCGTGGAGGTGTACGCCTGGGCCCCGAAACCCTACCACAAATTCATGGCCTTCAAG TCCTTTGCCGACCTCCCTCACCGCCCTCTGCTGGTCGACCTGACAGTAGAGGAGGGGCAGCGGCTCAAGGTCATCTATGGCTCCAGTGCTGGCTTCCATGCTGTGGATGTCGACTCGGGGAACAGCTATGACATCTACATCCCTGTGCAC ATCCAGAGCCAGATCACGCCCCATGCCATCATTTTCCTCCCCAACACCGACGGCATGGAGATGCTGCTGTGCTACGAGGACGAGGGTGTCTACGTCAACACATACGGGCGGATCATTAAGGATGTGGTGCTGCAGTGGGGAGAGATGCCCACCTCTGTGG CCTACATCTGCTCCAACCAGATAATGGGCTGGGGTGAGAAAGCCATTGAGATCCGCTCTGTGGAGACGGGCCACCTGGACGGGGTCTTCATGCACAAACGAGCCCAGAGGCTCAAGTTCCTGTGTGAGCGGAATGACAAG GTGTTTTTTGCCTCAGTCCGCTCTGGGGGCAGCAGCCAAGTTTACTTCATGACTCTGAACCGTAACTGCATCATGAACTGGTGA